ATCTGCTGGCCGGCATCGGCCTGTCCTCCAACCTGCGCTTCATGCGGATCGCCCGCAACAACCGCGAGATCGCGGATGTCGCTTTCCGGCAGCAGGTCATCGCCACCGTCACCCAGATCGAAAACCTCTACTGGAACCTGGTAGCCGCCTACGAAGCCGTGAGGGTGCAAGAAGACTCGGTGAAGCTGGCCCAGAAGACCCTGGCCGACAACCAGGCCCAGGTGCAAGCCGGAACGCTGGCGCCCATCGCGGTGGTACAAGCGCAGAGCGACCTGGCCACGCGCCAACAGAGCCTGATCGTCGCCCAGACCACCCTGCAATTGCAGCAGTTGCTGATGAAGAACGCCATCACCCGCAATGAGAAAGACCCGATGCTGGCGAGCGCGCCGGTCATCCCCACGGACACGGTCAAGGTCCCGGCCACCGAGCCGGTGGCCCCGGTGGAGGACCTGGTCAACCAGGCGCTGACCCACCGGCCCGAGCTGGCACAATCGCGCATCGACCTCAGGAACCGCGACATCAGCAAGCACTCGGCGCGCAACGCCCTGCTGCCCACCCTGGACCTGGTGGCCAGCTACGGCGGCAGCGGGCTGGCGGGGGCCCTGAATCCTCTGTGCATCGCCAGCGGGTGCACCTCCGGCTCGATCGGCGGCTACAGCGACGCTTTCAGTGCCGCCACCAGCGGCGACTTCCCCACCTACACGGTGGCCCTCACCCTCACCATCCCCATCCGCAATCGCAGCGCCCAAGCCGACCAGGTGCGTTCGGAATTGGAGTACCGCCAGGCCCAAGTCTTCATGCAGCAACAAGAGAACCTGGTGGGTATCCAGGTGCGCAACGCGAAGTTCGCGGTGGAGCAGAACCGCGCTCTGGTGGATGCGGCGCGCGCCGGCGTGGACCTGGCGCGGCAGACCATGGAAGCCGAGCAGGACAAGTACGAGGTAGGAGCGTCCACTACCACCCTGGTGCTGCAGACGCAGCGGGACCTGGTGCAGGCAGAATCGAACCTGGTCGCGGCGGAGACGGCCTACGCGCAGTCGCGCGTCAACCTGGACCAGGTCACCGGCCTCACCCTGGAGCACAATAACATCGCCATCGACGACGCCGAGAACGGGCGGGTGACGCGCCTGCCCCAGGCCCCCTACGTGCAGCCGCGCACGGATGTGACCCTGCCCACGAGTGGAGGCAACTGAGAGGAAGACCGTGGAGCATCCAGCCTAGCGGCCCATGGCGGCCAGGGTGCGGGCACACTCCGCCGCCAGCGGATCCTGGCCGGCGTTGCCCGCGAATTCGCGCAGCATCTGCTCGCAGGCCTCGGAAGGGATGCGGCTCAACGCGCCCATGGCGACCCGCCGCACCGCCGGGTCGAGCGTGTCGTCGGCCATCACCGCGCCCAGCAGGTGCTCGGACTGAGGGCCGGGGATGGCCGACAGGACCTGCACCGCCAGCACCAGCAGCCGCGCCTTGCCGTGGGAGTCACGGAAGATGAAGCGCTCCAAGGCGGGGAGGCTGACCGGATCTTTCAGGAAGAGAAGTTCTCCCAGCACGTCCTCCACCACCTGGTGATGCAGGTAGGGCAGCCCCTCGGAGAGGACCGCGGCGCGCCCGGGATCGCGGCTGTCGAGGATGGCGGTGACCGCGGCCTTCTGCACGCGCTCGTTGGCATGGCGCAGCAGCGGGGCCAGGGTCTTCAGGATCTCCGGGTCTTTCAGGTCGC
This genomic interval from Terriglobales bacterium contains the following:
- a CDS encoding TolC family protein encodes the protein MLAAPLAAQQEDYAKSRSQFPNVLLPYAPRIVPPPSLANTPRIDQVVRQGKLYLSLNDAIALALENNLDLVIARYNLPIADTDILRAKAGSGVRGVSSGVVQNTPGGTGTGIGATSGTSAGGTSGGAGGAGAGAAGLVTSETGVGASIDSYDPIFTSSLSLTHATTPLSNVVTSGTATLQNNTGVANFSYVQGFPTGTLVSVGFNNSRATTNSLRTTLNPALNAGFSVGLRQHLLAGIGLSSNLRFMRIARNNREIADVAFRQQVIATVTQIENLYWNLVAAYEAVRVQEDSVKLAQKTLADNQAQVQAGTLAPIAVVQAQSDLATRQQSLIVAQTTLQLQQLLMKNAITRNEKDPMLASAPVIPTDTVKVPATEPVAPVEDLVNQALTHRPELAQSRIDLRNRDISKHSARNALLPTLDLVASYGGSGLAGALNPLCIASGCTSGSIGGYSDAFSAATSGDFPTYTVALTLTIPIRNRSAQADQVRSELEYRQAQVFMQQQENLVGIQVRNAKFAVEQNRALVDAARAGVDLARQTMEAEQDKYEVGASTTTLVLQTQRDLVQAESNLVAAETAYAQSRVNLDQVTGLTLEHNNIAIDDAENGRVTRLPQAPYVQPRTDVTLPTSGGN